The Aequorivita sublithincola DSM 14238 genome window below encodes:
- a CDS encoding DUF2461 domain-containing protein, whose amino-acid sequence MNPTIPKPAFDFLLKLKKNNNREWMQEHKKEYLANEKALKEFYAAVEKDLNVTDEIAKTKIFRINRDIRFSNDKTPYNVHRSSSFSRAGANRRGGYYLRLESGNSYMAGGFFDPNPVDLLRIRKEFEMDSSEIREILAQKDFKKAFGNFNQERSLKTAPKGFSKEAENIDLIRLKSYFVNHHFTDKEVFANDFKDNLIHHYKLLRPFYNYMSDVLTTDLNGVFLLE is encoded by the coding sequence ATGAATCCTACTATTCCCAAACCTGCTTTCGATTTCCTTTTAAAACTTAAGAAGAACAACAACCGAGAGTGGATGCAGGAGCATAAAAAAGAGTATTTGGCAAATGAAAAGGCTTTAAAAGAGTTTTACGCAGCTGTTGAAAAAGACTTGAATGTAACCGACGAAATAGCTAAAACCAAAATATTTAGAATAAACCGAGACATTCGTTTCAGCAATGACAAAACGCCGTATAATGTTCATAGAAGCTCTAGTTTCAGTAGAGCAGGAGCGAACCGACGGGGCGGTTACTACTTGCGTTTGGAATCTGGAAACAGCTATATGGCTGGAGGTTTTTTTGATCCAAACCCAGTAGATTTGCTTCGTATTCGTAAGGAGTTTGAAATGGACAGCTCTGAAATTCGTGAGATATTAGCTCAGAAAGATTTCAAAAAAGCCTTCGGGAATTTTAATCAAGAGCGCTCATTAAAAACGGCTCCTAAAGGTTTCAGCAAAGAGGCAGAAAACATAGACTTAATCAGACTGAAAAGCTATTTTGTGAATCATCATTTTACGGACAAGGAAGTCTTCGCTAATGATTTTAAGGACAACTTGATTCATCATTATAAACTGCTTCGTCCATTCTATAACTATATGAGTGATGTTTTGACCACAGATTTGAATGGTGTATTCCTTCTAGAATAG
- a CDS encoding KTSC domain-containing protein, whose protein sequence is MKRITEYKKLFGVEKEIELKALKTSYRNLVKEWHPDKFQDGDALQEEAEVNSRRIIDGYHFLVSIAPETKAANLEEYTETITNSGIADFQHKGMLLEITYLDGFTYEYFGVTRQIYIKMVNSDKLNRFAKRSIYPNYLYRKSKRTLEYAE, encoded by the coding sequence ATGAAACGCATTACTGAATACAAAAAACTTTTTGGAGTTGAAAAAGAAATAGAATTAAAAGCCTTAAAAACCAGTTACCGCAATTTGGTAAAGGAATGGCATCCAGACAAGTTTCAGGATGGAGATGCGTTACAAGAGGAAGCCGAAGTGAACAGCCGAAGAATTATTGACGGCTACCATTTTCTAGTAAGCATTGCGCCAGAAACCAAAGCTGCAAACCTAGAAGAATACACAGAAACCATAACAAACTCTGGTATTGCCGATTTTCAACATAAAGGAATGCTTTTGGAAATCACCTATTTAGATGGCTTTACTTACGAGTACTTTGGAGTTACAAGGCAAATATATATTAAAATGGTAAATAGCGATAAACTAAACCGTTTTGCAAAACGCAGCATCTATCCAAACTATCTTTACAGAAAATCTAAGCGCACATTAGAATACGCTGAATAG
- a CDS encoding OmpA family protein gives MTKLIFSIFMLAGGILLAQETTTSPETDNSTEYDHWSIELSGGVHKPTRVFAPGYYVNTPSFGQGALGVRYMFNEKFGVRLGLGYNNIESDDASLDFKTSYYRGSLEGVLNLTSILDFSDWTNSLGLLVHGGAGYSYMKFDSPNALTDNDDMVHIMGGITPQVKLTNSVALFADVSAIGHVRQSKSWDGTQYNPQRGVDGFMVNGSIGISIYLGGAEKHADWYSKKNNDDVSELEERVSKIETDLIDTDQDGVPDYLDREPNTMSGVAVNTKGIAVDTNKNGIPDEIESSLDKRYMKVGDNINVEGGGTLVKELLNEGYVNVYFQFNSVKPETYSLEAINYLIKYMNQNPSAKADLIGYADELGNPAYNQTLSEKRAKQVYDILVASGVSESRLTFKGGGEDTSVDKSSSPARQLVRRVTFKLQ, from the coding sequence ATGACGAAATTAATATTTTCAATTTTTATGCTTGCCGGTGGAATACTCTTAGCTCAGGAGACAACTACTTCCCCAGAAACTGATAACAGTACTGAATATGACCATTGGTCTATTGAACTTTCTGGAGGTGTTCATAAACCTACAAGAGTATTTGCTCCTGGTTATTACGTAAACACTCCAAGTTTTGGACAAGGAGCACTAGGTGTTCGTTACATGTTCAATGAAAAATTTGGTGTTCGTCTTGGATTGGGCTACAATAATATTGAAAGCGACGACGCAAGTCTTGATTTTAAAACAAGTTACTACAGGGGTAGTCTTGAAGGTGTTTTAAACTTAACAAGCATACTTGATTTTAGCGATTGGACGAATAGCCTTGGGTTATTAGTTCATGGTGGTGCAGGATATTCTTATATGAAGTTTGATTCTCCCAATGCTTTGACCGATAATGATGATATGGTTCATATTATGGGAGGTATTACACCACAAGTGAAATTAACTAATAGTGTAGCTCTTTTTGCAGACGTTTCAGCTATTGGGCATGTTAGACAAAGTAAATCTTGGGATGGAACACAATACAATCCTCAAAGAGGTGTTGATGGATTTATGGTAAATGGATCTATTGGTATTAGCATTTATTTAGGAGGTGCTGAAAAACACGCTGATTGGTATTCTAAGAAAAACAATGATGATGTGTCTGAACTTGAAGAACGCGTTTCAAAAATCGAAACTGATCTTATTGATACTGATCAAGACGGAGTTCCTGACTATCTAGACAGAGAACCAAATACTATGTCTGGTGTAGCTGTAAATACTAAAGGTATTGCTGTTGACACAAACAAAAATGGTATTCCTGATGAAATTGAATCATCTCTTGACAAACGTTATATGAAAGTTGGTGACAATATTAATGTTGAAGGTGGAGGAACTTTAGTTAAAGAATTATTGAATGAGGGCTATGTAAATGTTTATTTTCAGTTTAATAGCGTTAAGCCGGAAACGTATTCATTGGAAGCTATCAATTACTTAATAAAGTATATGAATCAGAATCCTTCTGCCAAAGCTGACTTAATTGGTTATGCTGACGAACTTGGAAATCCTGCATACAACCAAACGCTTTCTGAAAAAAGAGCAAAACAAGTGTATGATATTTTAGTAGCTTCAGGTGTATCTGAAAGCAGATTAACGTTTAAAGGTGGTGGCGAAGACACTAGCGTAGACAAATCTTCTTCTCCAGCAAGACAGTTGGTACGTAGAGTAACTTTCAAGTTGCAATAG
- a CDS encoding DEAD/DEAH box helicase has protein sequence MANEIKGQQDILSKLNISALNPMQVEAIAVIEKTANTILLSPTGTGKTLAFLLPILKNLDAENPEVQALIVVPTRELAIQIEQVVRDMGSGFKVNAVYGGRAKSKDKIELKHTPAILIGTPGRILDHFDDDRFSKTSIHTLVLDEYDKSLEIGFEGEMSEIFNALPTVSKRILTSATQGVEIPRFVKLDKPKVLDYLSDTIDPKLAIKTIISPDKNKLSTLLKLLQYLGNQPGIIFCNFRDSIEMVSDFLYDKNMSHTCFSGGMEQKDRERALIKFRNGTSQILVSTDLAARGIDIPELKFIIHYELPHTSVEFTHRNGRTARVNEKGTAYVLKWQNQLLPEFIEKTEPFEVPKAATQVGELWETLFISGGRKDKISKGDIAGLFIKQGNITNEQLGAIELKQDCAFVAVPLALADQLVSKLNNSRLKKKKVRIYIL, from the coding sequence ATGGCAAACGAAATAAAAGGACAACAGGATATTTTGTCGAAACTTAATATTTCCGCATTAAACCCAATGCAAGTTGAAGCCATTGCTGTGATTGAAAAGACAGCGAATACTATTCTACTTTCACCAACGGGAACAGGTAAGACTTTGGCTTTTCTATTACCTATTCTTAAAAATTTAGATGCTGAAAATCCAGAAGTACAAGCTTTGATAGTAGTTCCCACAAGGGAGCTCGCCATTCAGATTGAACAAGTGGTTCGCGATATGGGTTCTGGTTTTAAAGTGAACGCCGTATATGGGGGAAGAGCCAAAAGCAAGGATAAAATAGAACTGAAGCACACACCGGCTATTTTGATAGGAACGCCAGGAAGGATTTTAGATCATTTTGATGATGATCGATTTTCAAAAACGAGCATCCACACTTTAGTTTTAGATGAATATGACAAGTCTTTAGAGATAGGTTTTGAAGGTGAAATGAGTGAAATATTTAATGCATTGCCTACTGTAAGTAAGCGTATATTAACATCTGCCACACAAGGAGTTGAGATTCCTAGGTTTGTAAAATTGGACAAGCCGAAAGTTCTGGATTATTTATCAGATACTATAGATCCAAAACTCGCTATCAAAACGATAATTTCTCCTGATAAAAATAAGCTTTCAACTTTACTGAAACTTCTTCAATATCTAGGAAACCAGCCTGGAATTATCTTTTGTAACTTTAGAGATAGTATTGAAATGGTGAGCGATTTCTTATATGATAAAAATATGAGTCATACTTGTTTTTCAGGCGGAATGGAGCAGAAAGACAGGGAACGAGCACTTATAAAGTTCAGAAATGGAACTAGCCAGATATTGGTTTCCACAGATCTTGCGGCTAGGGGAATAGATATTCCTGAATTAAAGTTCATTATTCATTATGAACTGCCACATACTTCTGTAGAGTTTACCCACAGAAATGGAAGAACGGCGCGGGTTAACGAAAAAGGAACTGCTTATGTGCTGAAATGGCAAAATCAACTTTTACCAGAGTTTATTGAAAAAACAGAGCCTTTTGAAGTTCCAAAAGCTGCAACCCAAGTTGGAGAATTATGGGAAACACTGTTTATTTCAGGTGGAAGAAAAGATAAAATCTCCAAAGGTGATATTGCAGGACTGTTTATAAAGCAAGGAAATATTACGAATGAACAATTGGGCGCCATTGAATTGAAACAAGATTGCGCGTTTGTTGCTGTGCCGTTAGCGCTTGCAGATCAATTGGTGAGCAAGCTCAACAACAGTCGTCTTAAAAAGAAGAAGGTGCGGATTTATATTCTTTAA
- a CDS encoding DEAD/DEAH box helicase, whose protein sequence is MPNTFSALGINSQLQQSLAELNITVPTDIQQKTIPIILTQTKDVVALAKTGSGKTAAFGLPLVQLIDPKNTNIKAIILAPTRELGQQIHVNLVSFTSNSPEICIASLCGGIPIKPQIERLKNTTHIVVATPGRLVDLINRNAIDLKNVAYLILDEADEMVTALKTDLDSIIAEIPKGRRTLLFTATMPGTIKQLVQNYMSKHVLHIEADMETMGHQGIDHQFMVVEPIEKLEVLLHFLSSKEGERGIIFCKTKAAVNKLAKNLAINKFSSGAIHGSLTQPIRDRVMGQFRDGHIDILVATDLAARGLDVKEISYVINYHLPDTYETYVHRSGRTARAGAAGLSVTILQQEEVFEIPEFEEELGIVFTETKKPSAQSTEENNTLLWAKKIFKTKPNRTISEEFKDKISTVFHHLTKEELVDKILAHQLAQTAVAAPKAETESKPTKKKKKK, encoded by the coding sequence ATGCCCAATACCTTTTCCGCTTTAGGAATCAATTCTCAGTTACAACAAAGTTTAGCCGAACTAAACATTACTGTACCCACAGACATTCAACAAAAAACAATTCCGATCATCCTTACGCAAACCAAGGATGTTGTGGCTTTGGCAAAAACAGGAAGCGGAAAAACGGCTGCTTTTGGATTGCCACTGGTACAACTTATAGATCCAAAGAACACCAATATAAAGGCGATTATCTTGGCGCCAACGCGGGAATTGGGACAACAAATACACGTAAATCTAGTTTCTTTTACTTCCAATAGCCCTGAAATTTGTATCGCTTCACTTTGCGGCGGGATTCCTATAAAACCGCAGATAGAACGTTTAAAAAACACCACTCATATTGTAGTGGCAACTCCAGGGCGTTTGGTGGATTTAATAAATCGCAACGCCATAGACCTTAAAAATGTTGCCTATTTAATTCTAGACGAAGCAGATGAAATGGTAACCGCTCTTAAAACCGATTTAGACAGTATTATTGCTGAAATTCCAAAAGGAAGAAGAACACTTTTATTTACGGCTACTATGCCAGGAACCATAAAACAATTGGTTCAAAACTATATGAGCAAGCACGTGCTGCACATAGAAGCCGATATGGAAACGATGGGTCATCAAGGCATAGATCATCAATTTATGGTGGTTGAACCTATTGAAAAGTTGGAGGTATTGCTTCACTTTTTAAGTTCTAAGGAAGGAGAACGGGGAATTATTTTCTGTAAAACAAAAGCTGCCGTTAATAAATTAGCAAAGAATCTGGCTATAAATAAATTTTCTTCTGGTGCCATTCACGGAAGTCTTACGCAGCCCATTCGCGACCGAGTGATGGGACAGTTTAGAGATGGACATATTGATATATTAGTCGCCACAGACCTTGCGGCGCGTGGTTTGGACGTAAAAGAGATCAGTTATGTAATTAATTATCACTTGCCAGACACTTATGAAACCTATGTTCACCGAAGCGGTAGAACGGCTAGGGCAGGAGCGGCTGGGCTTTCGGTAACTATACTTCAACAAGAAGAAGTTTTTGAAATTCCTGAGTTTGAAGAAGAATTGGGAATCGTTTTTACTGAAACGAAAAAACCATCTGCTCAAAGTACAGAGGAAAACAATACTTTATTGTGGGCGAAGAAAATCTTTAAAACCAAGCCCAATCGTACCATTTCAGAAGAATTTAAGGACAAGATAAGTACGGTATTCCATCATTTAACCAAAGAAGAGTTGGTAGACAAAATACTCGCACATCAATTGGCACAAACTGCTGTTGCTGCGCCAAAAGCTGAAACAGAGTCAAAACCAACTAAGAAAAAGAAGAAAAAATAA
- the asnB gene encoding asparagine synthase B — protein sequence MCGIVCAFDLKRPSEELRPQLLTMAKCLRHRGPDWSGIFSNKKAIMAHERLAIVDPTSGKQPLFSEDKKLVLAANGEIYNHMELRKQFEGKYNFQTKSDCEVILALYKEKGASFLDELNGIFGFALYDAEKNEYLIARDHMGIIPLYMGWDKDGTFYVASELKALEGYCTKIELFPPGHYLHSSDGKLKIWWTRDWMEFDAVKENETSIEDLREALDAAVKRQLMSDVPYGVLLSGGLDSSITSALAKKYVDKRVESGDTEGAWYPRLHSFAVGLDGSPDLAAARKVADHLGTVHHEVNFTVQEGLDALQDVIYHVETYDITTIRASTPMFLLARAIKAMGIKMVLSGEGADEIFGGYLYFHKAPSAKDFHEENVRKLDKLHMYDCLRANKSLASWGIEGRVPFLDKEFMDVAMRLNPKDKMILAGQKAPQDKQAMEKWVLREAFGDMLPAEVAWRQKEQFSDGVGYSWIDSLKEMVNKKVTDDQIANAKYRFPIQTPTSKEEFYYRTIFEDHFPSDAAALTVPSVPSVACSSQVALDWDESFKNMNDPSGRAVKNVHTDAYSNE from the coding sequence ATGTGTGGAATTGTATGTGCATTCGATCTTAAAAGGCCCTCAGAAGAACTAAGGCCACAATTATTAACCATGGCAAAATGCCTAAGACACCGCGGCCCAGATTGGAGTGGTATCTTCAGCAATAAGAAGGCTATTATGGCGCACGAACGTCTCGCAATTGTTGATCCTACTTCTGGGAAACAACCTTTGTTTTCTGAAGATAAAAAGCTGGTTTTGGCTGCCAATGGCGAAATCTACAATCATATGGAACTTCGGAAGCAATTTGAAGGGAAATATAACTTTCAAACAAAAAGCGATTGCGAAGTTATTTTAGCTCTTTACAAAGAAAAAGGAGCCTCGTTTTTGGACGAGCTTAACGGAATCTTCGGATTTGCATTATACGACGCCGAAAAAAACGAATACCTAATCGCCCGCGACCATATGGGGATTATTCCACTTTATATGGGTTGGGATAAAGACGGAACGTTTTATGTTGCCAGCGAATTAAAGGCTTTGGAAGGATACTGTACCAAAATTGAACTTTTTCCTCCTGGACATTATTTACACAGCAGCGACGGCAAACTAAAAATATGGTGGACCCGCGACTGGATGGAATTTGATGCCGTTAAAGAAAATGAAACCAGCATTGAAGATTTACGCGAAGCATTAGACGCCGCGGTAAAAAGACAATTAATGAGCGATGTACCTTATGGCGTACTACTTTCAGGTGGATTGGATTCTTCCATCACCTCTGCCCTAGCCAAAAAATATGTGGATAAACGTGTAGAATCTGGTGATACCGAAGGCGCTTGGTATCCACGATTACATTCGTTTGCTGTAGGTTTGGACGGCTCGCCAGATTTGGCGGCAGCTCGAAAAGTTGCAGATCATTTGGGAACGGTGCACCACGAAGTTAATTTTACAGTTCAAGAAGGATTGGATGCGCTACAGGATGTTATTTATCACGTTGAAACTTATGATATTACTACCATTCGCGCTTCTACCCCAATGTTTTTATTGGCGCGTGCCATTAAGGCAATGGGTATAAAAATGGTGCTTTCAGGCGAAGGAGCCGACGAAATTTTTGGCGGTTATTTATATTTCCATAAAGCACCTTCAGCAAAAGATTTTCACGAAGAAAACGTACGTAAATTAGACAAACTACATATGTACGATTGTCTTCGCGCCAACAAGTCCTTAGCTTCTTGGGGGATTGAAGGCCGTGTTCCTTTCTTAGATAAAGAATTTATGGATGTAGCCATGCGTCTTAACCCAAAAGATAAAATGATTCTAGCCGGACAAAAAGCGCCACAAGACAAACAAGCAATGGAAAAATGGGTGCTTCGCGAAGCTTTTGGAGATATGCTGCCAGCAGAAGTAGCGTGGCGACAAAAAGAACAATTTAGCGATGGCGTGGGCTACAGCTGGATTGATTCCTTAAAAGAAATGGTAAACAAAAAAGTAACGGACGACCAAATTGCGAACGCAAAATACCGTTTTCCAATACAAACCCCTACCAGCAAAGAAGAGTTTTATTATAGAACTATTTTTGAAGACCATTTCCCAAGTGATGCAGCGGCTTTAACAGTGCCAAGTGTGCCAAGCGTAGCTTGCAGTAGTCAAGTAGCTTTAGATTGGGATGAGAGTTTTAAGAATATGAATGATCCTAGTGGACGGGCTGTGAAGAATGTGCATACGGATGCGTACTCGAATGAATAA